One genomic window of Salvia miltiorrhiza cultivar Shanhuang (shh) chromosome 4, IMPLAD_Smil_shh, whole genome shotgun sequence includes the following:
- the LOC131021106 gene encoding uncharacterized protein LOC131021106, whose translation MVVALGPGKFYGSSLPRPRFYTDVKFNEERVDPPPSVTDPLMAWAEEAHWSMGGLNVKRHRLQGRIEGNVESLRVQREQIFKRSPIPNKSVKKPAASRRQEDEIDKTPSPPRAPVAIKRRRVVGLLDEDEEEEVVAAKRGRGGGRLGLRWWLPRWWKIGAAVVEDWGCGGGCRGGGRERGKRRNW comes from the coding sequence ATGGTTGTGGCATTAGGTCCGGGAAAGTTCTACGGCAGCAGCCTGCCGCGGCCGCGCTTCTACACCGACGTCAAATTCAACGAAGAGAGGGTGGATCCGCCGCCCTCCGTCACGGATCCGCTCATGGCGTGGGCGGAGGAGGCGCACTGGTCCATGGGCGGCCTCAACGTCAAGCGCCACCGCCTCCAGGGCCGCATCGAGGGCAACGTCGAGAGCCTCCGCGTGCAGCGGGAGCAGATCTTCAAGAGATCCCCAATTCCGAATAAATCCGTCAAAAAACCGGCCGCCTCTCGCCGCCAGGAGGACGAGATCGATAAGACTCCCTCCCCACCGCGCGCTCCGGTGGCGATTAAGCGGCGCCGGGTGGTCGGATTGCTGGACGAGGACGAGGAAGAGGAGGTGGTGGCGGCGAAGAGAGGCCGCGGTGGTGGAAGATTGGGGCTGCGGTGGTGGCTGCCGCGGTGGTGGAAGATTGGGGCTGCGGTGGTGGAAGATTGGGGCTGCGGTGGTGGCTGCCGCGGTGGTGGAAGAGAAAGGGGGAAAAGAAGAAATTGGTGA